In the genome of Gemmatimonadota bacterium, one region contains:
- the rpoC gene encoding DNA-directed RNA polymerase subunit beta', producing the protein MIDFRSGREPKSSSFDYISIRIASPEEIRGPRDPKERERLELQGSRYWWSWGEVTKPETINYRSFKPEKDGLFCERIFGPVKDWECHCGKYKRIRYRGVICDRCGVEVTLSKVRRERMGHIELSVPVAHIWFFKTLPSPMGNLIDITLKELERVLYYSSYIVLDAGKQEVEEKQLLDEDEYLTMRSKAAQEGDTAFRAEIGAPAVRELLKGLDIKTLAEELRAGVAVETSQHRKKQMLKRLKIVDAFLCSGDNGESANDPAWMIMDVIPVIPPDLRPLVPLDGGRFATSDLNDLYRRVINRNNRLQKLIQHRAPEVILRNEKRMLQEAVDALFDNGRRSKAIRGRGKRPLKSLSDMLKGKQGRFRQNLLGKRVDYSGRSVIVVGPELRLHQCGLPKTMAVELFKPFIIHKLVEKGIAETVKRAKKIVERESPEVYEILEEIIQDHPVLLNRAPTLHRLGIQAFEPKLVEGKAIRIHPLVCAAFNADFDGDQMAVHVPLSFEAQLEARVLMVSSNNILKPSDGRPVAEPSQDMVLGSYFLTKLPAGFEEAMRVTGPKLEEVKAKLWKDAQYYASIAELEMALLHGTVLHQTAIHFWFVPPSESLDARSRWVKTTVGRVLFNNIVPRRVVAELGFRDELMKKKQLSETVLQSYRRAGLRETVEFLDRLKRFGFEFATGGGISIGIEDLQIPAEKVELLAEAQKRVERFQKAYNTGQITFGERYNKVIDAWTHANNDVAEAMLAHMRKSRGGYNPVFMMYDSGSRGSRDQIRQLAGMRGLMAKPQKKLTGGIGEIIESPIKSNFREGLTVLEYFISTHGARKGLADTALKTADAGYLTRRLCDVAQDVTITEEDCGTVMGLEMMPLKEGEDIIEPLRDRILGTVAADDVTDPHELDEFGDPKMLVQAGQPIDEEISQKIDDAGIEKVKIRSVLTCESKRGVCRMCYGRNLATMEVVDLGEAVGILAAQSIGEPGTQLTLRTFHIGGTSSRIAEEAERRARTDGLVTYTSDLEWADVDVEYEDGIKSSIRIALTRETESATEETKAGIVIVDPKDHKRALNRYAVPEGALLQVKEGELGTKGDNEKRASILYTWDPYNAPSIIKTDGELRWKDLVPGVTLREELDEGTGLRSVVVVTDPDRELHPSVLVYQANRKDPQEYTLAEGSRIILGSPTDPVSRAMNMPPEANPWSEQFKVTEHPINVAWPSKTKKESKDKTVFLSPPVKVSKGVTITKIPRQAYKTRDITGGLPRVAELFEARRPKDPATMSEIDGVVKFGEIKRGKREIYVFPTAPDGTVPEDMEARVYEVPAGKHLRVHEGDRVRAGDRLTEGPVSPHEILQIKGPRAVQEYLLNEVQEVYRLQGVRINDKHIGVIVRQMLQKVRVTDPGDTTFLDAETVDRLSFREENERVMKRKGAPATAEPVLLGITKASLTTQSFISAASFQETTRILTDAAIRGARDDLKGLKENIIIGHLIPAGTGHYRYVDLEIQPPEGFEPPPPPEPIEEVPLEVVLATEEVEA; encoded by the coding sequence ATGATCGATTTCCGCAGCGGCCGCGAGCCCAAGAGCTCGAGCTTTGACTACATCAGCATCCGGATTGCGAGCCCCGAGGAGATCCGGGGCCCGCGCGATCCGAAGGAACGCGAGCGCCTGGAGCTGCAGGGCTCCCGGTACTGGTGGTCTTGGGGCGAGGTCACCAAGCCCGAGACGATCAACTACCGCTCGTTCAAGCCGGAAAAGGACGGCCTCTTCTGCGAGCGCATCTTCGGTCCGGTCAAGGACTGGGAATGCCATTGCGGGAAGTACAAGCGCATCCGCTACCGTGGCGTGATCTGTGATCGCTGCGGCGTCGAGGTGACGCTGAGCAAGGTGCGTCGTGAGCGGATGGGTCACATCGAGCTCTCCGTGCCGGTGGCGCACATCTGGTTCTTCAAGACGCTGCCGTCGCCGATGGGCAACCTGATCGACATCACGCTCAAGGAACTCGAGCGCGTCCTCTACTACTCGTCCTACATCGTGCTCGATGCCGGCAAGCAGGAAGTCGAGGAGAAGCAGCTGCTCGACGAGGACGAGTACCTGACGATGCGGAGCAAGGCCGCGCAGGAGGGCGACACTGCCTTCCGTGCCGAGATCGGCGCGCCGGCCGTGCGAGAGCTGCTCAAGGGACTCGACATCAAGACCCTGGCCGAGGAACTCCGGGCTGGCGTCGCGGTGGAGACCTCGCAGCACCGCAAGAAGCAGATGCTCAAGCGCCTCAAGATTGTTGACGCCTTCCTCTGCTCGGGTGACAATGGCGAGTCTGCCAATGACCCGGCGTGGATGATCATGGACGTGATCCCGGTGATCCCGCCCGACCTGCGGCCGCTGGTGCCGCTCGACGGCGGGCGCTTCGCCACGTCCGACCTGAACGACCTGTACCGGCGTGTCATCAACCGGAACAACCGTCTCCAGAAGCTGATCCAGCATCGCGCGCCGGAAGTCATTCTCCGGAATGAGAAGCGGATGCTGCAGGAAGCGGTCGACGCGCTGTTCGACAACGGCCGTCGCTCGAAGGCGATCCGTGGTCGCGGCAAGCGTCCGCTGAAGTCGCTCTCCGACATGCTGAAGGGGAAGCAGGGTCGCTTCCGCCAGAACCTGCTCGGCAAGCGCGTCGACTACTCGGGTCGTTCGGTCATCGTCGTCGGTCCGGAGCTCCGCCTGCACCAGTGCGGTCTCCCGAAGACGATGGCAGTCGAACTCTTCAAGCCCTTCATCATCCACAAGCTGGTGGAGAAGGGTATTGCCGAGACCGTCAAGCGCGCCAAGAAGATTGTGGAGCGTGAGAGCCCCGAGGTGTACGAGATCCTCGAGGAGATCATTCAGGACCACCCGGTGCTGCTGAACCGCGCACCGACGCTGCACCGCCTGGGCATCCAGGCCTTCGAACCGAAGCTGGTCGAAGGCAAGGCGATCCGCATCCACCCGCTCGTCTGCGCGGCGTTCAACGCCGACTTCGACGGCGACCAGATGGCCGTGCACGTGCCGCTCTCGTTCGAGGCGCAGCTCGAAGCCCGCGTGCTGATGGTGTCGTCGAACAACATCCTGAAGCCGTCGGACGGTCGTCCGGTGGCCGAGCCGTCGCAGGACATGGTGCTCGGATCGTATTTCCTCACCAAGCTCCCTGCGGGCTTCGAAGAGGCGATGCGTGTCACCGGCCCCAAGCTCGAGGAAGTGAAGGCGAAGCTCTGGAAGGACGCGCAGTACTACGCGTCGATTGCCGAACTGGAGATGGCGCTGCTGCACGGCACCGTGCTCCACCAGACGGCGATCCACTTCTGGTTCGTGCCGCCCTCGGAATCGCTCGACGCCCGTTCGCGGTGGGTCAAGACCACCGTGGGCCGGGTGCTGTTCAACAACATCGTGCCGCGTCGCGTGGTGGCCGAGCTGGGCTTCCGCGACGAGCTGATGAAGAAGAAGCAGCTCTCGGAGACGGTGCTGCAGAGCTACCGTCGTGCCGGCTTGCGCGAGACGGTCGAGTTCCTCGATCGCCTCAAGCGTTTCGGCTTCGAGTTCGCGACAGGTGGTGGTATCTCGATCGGTATCGAAGACCTGCAGATTCCGGCGGAGAAGGTCGAACTGCTGGCCGAGGCCCAGAAGCGCGTCGAGCGCTTCCAGAAGGCCTACAACACCGGTCAGATCACCTTCGGCGAACGCTACAACAAGGTCATCGACGCCTGGACCCACGCGAACAACGACGTGGCCGAGGCAATGCTTGCCCATATGCGGAAGTCGCGCGGGGGCTACAACCCGGTCTTCATGATGTACGACTCGGGTTCCCGTGGTTCGCGTGACCAGATCCGTCAGCTCGCCGGTATGCGCGGCCTGATGGCGAAGCCGCAGAAGAAGCTCACCGGCGGTATCGGCGAAATCATCGAATCGCCGATCAAGTCGAACTTCCGTGAAGGACTCACGGTGCTCGAGTACTTCATCTCGACGCACGGTGCCCGCAAGGGTCTCGCCGACACGGCACTGAAGACGGCCGACGCCGGTTACCTCACGCGTCGTCTCTGCGACGTGGCGCAGGACGTGACGATCACGGAAGAGGATTGCGGGACCGTGATGGGTCTCGAGATGATGCCACTCAAGGAAGGCGAGGACATCATCGAGCCGCTGCGTGACCGGATTCTCGGCACCGTGGCAGCCGACGACGTGACCGATCCGCACGAGCTCGACGAGTTCGGCGATCCGAAGATGCTGGTGCAGGCTGGCCAGCCGATTGACGAGGAAATTTCGCAGAAGATCGACGACGCCGGGATCGAGAAGGTCAAGATCCGCTCGGTGCTCACCTGCGAGTCGAAGCGTGGTGTCTGCCGGATGTGCTACGGCCGCAACCTGGCCACGATGGAAGTCGTGGACCTGGGCGAAGCGGTCGGCATTCTCGCGGCGCAGTCCATTGGTGAGCCGGGTACGCAGCTGACGCTGCGAACCTTCCACATCGGTGGTACCTCGTCGCGCATCGCCGAAGAGGCCGAGCGTCGCGCCCGTACCGATGGTCTGGTGACGTACACCAGCGACCTCGAGTGGGCCGACGTGGATGTCGAGTACGAAGACGGCATCAAGTCGTCGATCCGTATCGCGCTGACGCGCGAGACGGAATCGGCCACCGAAGAAACCAAGGCCGGCATCGTCATCGTCGACCCGAAGGATCACAAGCGGGCGCTCAATCGTTACGCCGTCCCGGAAGGCGCACTGCTCCAGGTCAAGGAAGGGGAGCTCGGCACCAAGGGCGACAACGAGAAGCGCGCAAGCATTCTCTACACCTGGGACCCGTACAACGCACCGAGCATCATCAAGACCGATGGTGAACTGCGCTGGAAGGACCTGGTGCCGGGCGTCACCCTGCGCGAAGAACTCGACGAAGGCACCGGACTCCGCTCGGTCGTCGTCGTCACCGACCCGGATCGCGAGCTGCATCCGTCGGTGCTGGTGTACCAGGCGAACCGCAAGGATCCGCAGGAGTACACGCTGGCCGAAGGGTCACGCATCATTCTTGGTTCGCCGACCGATCCGGTCTCGCGCGCCATGAACATGCCGCCGGAAGCCAACCCGTGGTCGGAGCAGTTCAAGGTCACTGAGCATCCGATCAACGTGGCGTGGCCGAGCAAGACGAAGAAGGAGAGCAAGGACAAGACGGTCTTCCTCTCGCCGCCGGTCAAGGTGTCGAAGGGTGTCACCATCACGAAGATTCCGCGTCAGGCCTACAAGACGCGCGACATCACCGGTGGTCTGCCGCGCGTGGCCGAACTCTTCGAGGCGCGTCGCCCGAAGGATCCGGCAACGATGTCGGAAATCGACGGCGTGGTGAAGTTCGGCGAGATCAAGCGCGGCAAGCGCGAGATCTACGTCTTCCCGACCGCTCCCGACGGCACCGTGCCGGAGGATATGGAAGCGCGGGTGTACGAAGTGCCGGCCGGCAAGCACCTCCGGGTGCACGAGGGTGACCGCGTTCGCGCTGGTGACCGTCTGACCGAAGGCCCGGTGTCGCCGCACGAGATCCTGCAGATCAAGGGTCCGCGCGCGGTGCAGGAATACCTGCTGAACGAAGTGCAGGAGGTCTATCGCCTGCAGGGTGTGCGCATCAATGACAAGCACATCGGTGTGATCGTGCGCCAGATGCTCCAGAAGGTCCGCGTCACCGATCCGGGCGACACGACCTTCCTCGACGCCGAGACGGTGGATCGTCTCAGCTTCCGCGAGGAGAACGAGCGGGTGATGAAGCGGAAGGGTGCGCCGGCGACGGCGGAACCGGTCCTCCTCGGCATCACCAAGGCGTCGCTGACCACGCAGTCGTTCATCTCGGCCGCCTCCTTCCAGGAGACGACCCGGATCCTGACCGATGCGGCTATCCGCGGGGCGCGAGACGACCTCAAGGGGCTGAAGGAGAACATCATCATCGGCCACCTGATTCCTGCCGGCACCGGTCACTACCGGTATGTCGACCTCGAGATCCAGCCGCCCGAGGGCTTCGAGCCCCCGCCGCCGCCGGAGCCGATCGAGGAAGTGCCGCTGGAAGTGGTACTTGCCACGGAAGAAGTAGAAGCCTGA
- the rpoB gene encoding DNA-directed RNA polymerase subunit beta, giving the protein MPETLPVISFSSMQGAMDMPHLLDIQTKAFQSLLVPDDVDGDRQDVSLERVFRDLFPISDVNGKYSLEFVGYSLGEPKYSVEECIERDMTYAAPLRTKLRLDVFEEVDGQRRLKNAIEKEVYLGELPIMTPLGTFVINGAERVVVSQLHRSPGVVFEEDTHPNGQRLFSARIIPFRGSWVEFTIDIHDVIYVHIDKKKKFPATALLRAFGYGQNADILRLFFAEKVLDITGRADSRQERREIVGAMLAADVPNPEDKGGEPLGKLGEELTPERLLAMRHVGVKLVRVFAGYTVIDLRDDELPTSNRERANHVLAFAVADPETGEVLAEGSSELTDKLRAKLVKAGVTKVEILLPAGKGESPLIRNTLSKDPTHSEQEALEQIYALLRPGDAPNLETARQQIQKLFFNPKRYDLGRVGRYKINQRLRLKVDPNHTVLTEDDFVQIVRYLIDLHDGRGYTDDIDHLGNRRIRSVGELIANQFSVGLSRMARLVKERMSINSDPEKISLDDLVNARTVSAVIQAFFGSSQLSQFMDQTNPLAELTNKRRLSALGPGGLTRERAGFEVRDVHYSQYGRMCPIETPEGPNIGLITSLSTYARINELGFIETPYRVVKAGKVTGELHWLSASDEEDFAVAQANAGLKADGSFVDSLVLTRKGDDYPLLPPARIDYMDVAPEQLVSIAAALIPFLEHDDANRALMGSNMQRQSVPLLFPQAPTVGTGHEQKVAVDSGAVILARRGGVVTRVTADEIIIDAGVEGTDATMPLGRLARIDRYRVKKFWRTNQDTAINQRPLVQQGERVTAGQIIADGAATEAGELALGSNVLVAFMPWYGHNFEDAIVLSERLVKDDVYSSIHIQELELHVRDTKRGQEEITREIPNVSDEALVDLDERGIIRIGAHVKPGDILVGKITPKGETELSPEEKLLTAIFGEKAKDVKDSSLKVSPGMKGTVIDVKIFSRVEGPVVDKDRGERIGDVRRHEAEEKTRITQAMLEELTEKLEGQEVGLMLKAGTVEELKPQGFKLSKGSLESIDLGDVDLKTLRVADKHANEKIRATLDAATRERAKVEEKAEDQIDKILQPDELPPGVIQLVKVYIGEKRKISVGDKMAGRHGNKGIVARIVPEEDMPFLPDGSPVDIVLNPLGVPSRMNVGQILETHLGWCGRILGFKAKTPVFRGAEENEIGVLLRLAGLSWAGSALRLPVEAPSPDVGTIEALVKDLKGSAHHVGHLLDATGVEALWMKGASKSTTALAKEVEKFLDAAAAELVKRERSQVETEMTMHDALIAEAEGDEKAHLQTARKALAAQAKGDDATFLKGMGLETLAAAIGGSATGEVIGEAVDKLIRHAGLTPAGKARLRDGRTGQEFKGDVTVGTIYMLKLSHLVDDKIHARSIGPYSLVTQQPLAGKAQFGGQRFGEMEVWALEAYGAAHVLQEMLTVKSDDVNGRSRVYEAIVKGQNLPEPGIPESFNVLVKELQALGLKVTLGTTEAGEE; this is encoded by the coding sequence ATGCCTGAGACGCTGCCGGTAATTTCATTCTCGTCGATGCAGGGGGCGATGGACATGCCTCATCTGCTCGACATCCAGACCAAGGCCTTCCAGTCCCTCCTCGTGCCCGACGACGTGGACGGGGACCGTCAGGACGTATCGCTGGAGCGGGTCTTCCGAGACCTCTTCCCGATCTCCGACGTCAACGGGAAGTACTCGCTGGAATTCGTGGGCTACTCGCTGGGCGAGCCGAAGTACTCCGTCGAGGAGTGCATCGAGCGCGACATGACCTATGCCGCGCCCCTTCGCACCAAGCTCCGCCTCGACGTCTTCGAGGAAGTGGACGGCCAGCGCCGGCTCAAGAACGCGATCGAGAAGGAGGTCTATCTCGGCGAGCTGCCGATCATGACCCCGCTCGGCACCTTCGTCATCAACGGCGCCGAGCGCGTCGTGGTGTCGCAGCTGCACCGGTCGCCGGGCGTGGTCTTCGAGGAAGACACCCACCCGAACGGCCAGCGGCTCTTCTCGGCACGCATCATCCCGTTCCGCGGATCATGGGTCGAGTTCACGATCGACATTCACGACGTGATCTACGTCCATATCGACAAGAAGAAGAAGTTCCCGGCGACCGCGCTGCTGCGCGCCTTCGGCTACGGCCAGAATGCCGACATCCTCCGGTTGTTCTTCGCCGAGAAGGTGCTCGACATCACCGGCCGTGCCGACTCGCGGCAGGAACGGCGTGAAATCGTCGGCGCGATGCTCGCGGCCGATGTGCCGAACCCGGAAGACAAGGGCGGCGAACCGCTGGGCAAGCTCGGCGAAGAGCTGACCCCGGAGCGCCTCCTGGCGATGCGTCACGTCGGCGTGAAGCTGGTGCGCGTCTTCGCCGGCTACACCGTGATCGACCTGCGCGACGACGAACTGCCGACCTCCAATCGCGAGCGCGCGAATCACGTGCTCGCGTTTGCCGTGGCCGATCCCGAGACGGGTGAAGTCCTGGCCGAGGGCTCCAGCGAGCTCACCGACAAGCTCCGCGCCAAGCTGGTGAAGGCCGGGGTGACCAAGGTCGAGATCCTGCTGCCGGCCGGCAAGGGCGAGTCGCCGCTGATCCGCAACACGCTCTCCAAGGATCCGACGCACTCGGAGCAGGAGGCGCTGGAACAGATCTACGCCCTGCTGCGTCCGGGCGATGCGCCGAACCTCGAAACCGCACGCCAGCAGATCCAGAAGCTCTTCTTCAATCCGAAGCGCTACGATCTCGGCCGCGTCGGTCGCTACAAGATCAACCAGCGGCTCCGGCTCAAGGTCGATCCGAATCACACGGTGCTCACGGAAGACGATTTCGTCCAGATCGTGCGCTACCTGATCGACCTGCACGATGGTCGCGGTTACACCGACGACATCGACCACCTCGGCAACCGCCGGATCCGGTCGGTCGGCGAGCTGATCGCCAACCAGTTCTCGGTCGGCCTCTCGCGCATGGCCCGGCTCGTCAAGGAGCGGATGAGCATCAACTCCGATCCGGAGAAGATCTCGCTCGACGACCTCGTCAACGCCCGCACGGTGTCGGCAGTCATCCAGGCGTTCTTCGGCAGCTCGCAGCTGTCGCAGTTCATGGATCAGACCAACCCGCTCGCCGAGCTGACCAACAAGCGTCGTCTCTCGGCCCTCGGACCTGGCGGCCTCACGCGTGAGCGCGCCGGCTTCGAAGTCCGCGACGTGCACTACTCGCAGTACGGCCGGATGTGCCCGATCGAGACGCCGGAAGGACCGAACATCGGCCTGATCACGTCGCTCTCGACCTACGCGCGCATCAACGAGCTCGGCTTCATCGAGACGCCGTATCGCGTGGTGAAGGCCGGCAAGGTCACCGGCGAACTGCACTGGCTCTCTGCCTCCGACGAAGAAGACTTCGCCGTGGCGCAGGCCAACGCCGGCCTCAAGGCCGACGGCTCGTTCGTCGATTCACTGGTGCTGACCCGTAAGGGCGACGACTATCCGTTGCTCCCGCCGGCCCGCATCGACTACATGGACGTGGCGCCGGAGCAGCTGGTCTCCATCGCCGCCGCCCTGATTCCGTTCCTCGAGCACGACGACGCGAACCGCGCGCTGATGGGCTCGAACATGCAGCGCCAGTCGGTGCCGCTGCTCTTCCCGCAGGCGCCGACGGTGGGCACCGGGCACGAGCAGAAGGTCGCCGTCGACTCCGGCGCCGTGATCCTCGCCCGTCGTGGCGGTGTGGTCACTCGCGTCACGGCCGACGAAATCATCATCGACGCCGGCGTCGAAGGCACCGATGCCACGATGCCGCTTGGCCGCCTCGCGCGGATCGACCGGTACCGGGTCAAGAAGTTCTGGCGCACCAACCAGGACACCGCCATCAACCAGCGTCCGCTGGTGCAGCAGGGTGAGCGGGTCACCGCCGGCCAGATCATCGCCGACGGCGCCGCCACCGAGGCCGGTGAACTGGCCCTCGGCTCGAACGTGCTGGTCGCGTTCATGCCGTGGTACGGCCACAACTTCGAAGACGCCATCGTGCTCTCCGAGCGCCTGGTCAAGGACGACGTCTACTCGTCGATCCACATCCAGGAGCTCGAACTCCACGTCCGCGACACCAAGCGCGGCCAGGAAGAAATCACGCGGGAAATCCCCAACGTCTCCGACGAGGCGCTGGTCGACCTCGACGAGCGCGGGATCATCCGCATCGGCGCGCACGTCAAGCCGGGCGACATCCTCGTCGGCAAGATCACGCCGAAGGGTGAGACCGAGCTGTCACCGGAAGAGAAGCTGCTGACGGCGATCTTCGGCGAGAAGGCGAAGGACGTGAAGGATTCGTCGCTCAAGGTCTCGCCCGGGATGAAGGGCACCGTGATCGACGTCAAGATCTTCTCGCGCGTCGAAGGTCCGGTTGTCGACAAGGACCGCGGCGAGCGGATCGGCGATGTCCGCCGGCACGAGGCCGAGGAGAAGACCCGCATCACGCAGGCGATGCTCGAGGAACTGACCGAGAAGCTCGAAGGTCAGGAAGTCGGGCTGATGCTCAAGGCCGGCACCGTCGAGGAGCTGAAGCCGCAGGGCTTCAAGCTCAGCAAGGGGTCACTCGAGTCGATCGACCTGGGCGATGTCGACCTCAAGACGCTGCGCGTGGCCGACAAGCACGCCAACGAGAAGATTCGCGCCACGCTCGATGCCGCCACGCGCGAACGCGCGAAGGTGGAAGAGAAGGCCGAAGACCAGATCGACAAGATCCTCCAGCCCGATGAACTCCCGCCGGGAGTGATTCAGCTGGTGAAGGTGTACATCGGCGAGAAGCGCAAGATTTCCGTCGGCGACAAGATGGCCGGTCGTCACGGTAACAAGGGCATCGTTGCGCGCATCGTGCCGGAAGAGGACATGCCGTTCCTTCCGGATGGTTCGCCGGTCGACATCGTGCTCAATCCGCTCGGCGTGCCGAGCCGCATGAACGTCGGGCAGATTCTCGAGACGCACCTCGGCTGGTGCGGCCGGATTCTCGGCTTCAAGGCGAAGACGCCGGTGTTCCGCGGCGCCGAAGAGAACGAAATCGGCGTGCTGCTCCGTCTGGCCGGGCTCAGCTGGGCCGGGTCGGCGTTGCGCCTGCCGGTCGAGGCACCGTCCCCTGATGTCGGCACCATCGAAGCGCTGGTGAAGGACCTCAAGGGTTCGGCGCACCACGTCGGCCACCTGCTTGATGCGACCGGTGTCGAAGCGCTGTGGATGAAGGGCGCCTCGAAGAGCACCACCGCGCTGGCGAAGGAAGTCGAGAAGTTCCTCGATGCCGCAGCGGCTGAACTCGTCAAGCGTGAGCGGTCGCAGGTCGAGACCGAAATGACGATGCACGATGCGCTCATCGCCGAAGCAGAAGGTGACGAGAAGGCGCACCTGCAGACGGCCCGCAAGGCGCTGGCGGCGCAGGCCAAGGGCGACGATGCCACCTTCCTCAAGGGGATGGGGCTCGAGACGCTGGCCGCGGCCATTGGCGGTTCGGCCACGGGCGAAGTCATCGGTGAAGCAGTCGACAAGCTGATCCGTCACGCCGGGCTCACGCCGGCTGGCAAGGCGCGCCTGCGTGACGGGCGCACCGGTCAGGAGTTCAAGGGTGACGTGACCGTCGGCACGATCTACATGCTGAAGCTCAGCCACCTGGTCGACGACAAGATCCACGCCCGGTCCATCGGGCCGTACTCGCTCGTGACGCAGCAGCCGCTCGCCGGCAAGGCGCAGTTCGGCGGCCAGCGCTTCGGCGAAATGGAAGTCTGGGCCCTCGAGGCCTACGGCGCCGCGCACGTCCTGCAGGAGATGCTCACCGTCAAGTCCGACGACGTGAACGGCCGCAGCCGCGTGTACGAAGCCATCGTGAAGGGGCAGAACCTGCCTGAGCCCGGCATTCCCGAGTCGTTCAACGTACTCGTGAAGGAATTGCAGGCTCTCGGCCTGAAGGTCACGCTCGGCACCACCGAAGCGGGCGAGGAGTAA
- the rplL gene encoding 50S ribosomal protein L7/L12 yields the protein MATMLSNDEIIDAIGGKTVLELADLIEAFTTKFNVQVAAAAPAGGAGGAAAAVVEEQTEFTVILKAGGEKKINVIKVVRELTSLGLKEAKDLVDGSPSTVKEGVSKAEAEEMKKRLEDQGATVELK from the coding sequence ATGGCAACGATGCTCAGCAATGACGAAATCATCGACGCGATCGGCGGGAAGACTGTTCTCGAACTGGCCGACCTGATCGAAGCGTTCACCACCAAGTTCAACGTGCAGGTTGCGGCGGCGGCTCCGGCCGGCGGTGCAGGCGGCGCGGCGGCAGCCGTGGTCGAGGAGCAGACGGAGTTCACCGTCATCCTCAAGGCTGGTGGCGAGAAGAAGATCAACGTCATCAAGGTCGTCCGCGAGTTGACCTCGCTCGGCCTGAAGGAAGCCAAGGACCTGGTCGATGGCTCGCCCTCCACCGTCAAGGAAGGCGTGTCCAAGGCCGAGGCCGAGGAAATGAAGAAGCGACTCGAGGATCAGGGCGCGACCGTCGAACTGAAGTGA
- the rplJ gene encoding 50S ribosomal protein L10: protein MSKIERQAEVDSLTADIKASPDIFVTDFNGLNVLKMTDFRRKLRAAGGKYVVVKNTLAQRALAANKIADLDEHLAGNTGLVFAGKDPMATAKVIGEFAKQHEKPTVRAGWVDGKAVAPAYVKRLGEIPPREVLLAQFAGSLNGILYQVVGALKALHEQRSAGSAQ, encoded by the coding sequence ATGAGCAAGATCGAACGTCAGGCGGAGGTGGATTCCCTCACCGCCGACATCAAGGCGTCGCCGGACATTTTCGTCACCGACTTCAACGGACTCAACGTCCTGAAGATGACGGACTTCCGTCGCAAGCTGCGTGCAGCTGGCGGCAAGTACGTCGTGGTGAAGAACACGCTGGCGCAGCGGGCACTGGCCGCGAACAAGATCGCGGATCTCGATGAACATCTTGCCGGCAACACCGGCCTTGTCTTCGCAGGCAAGGATCCGATGGCCACCGCCAAGGTGATCGGCGAGTTCGCGAAGCAGCACGAAAAGCCGACGGTCCGAGCGGGGTGGGTTGACGGCAAGGCCGTCGCACCCGCGTACGTCAAGCGTCTCGGCGAGATCCCGCCCCGCGAAGTGTTGCTGGCGCAGTTCGCCGGCTCGCTGAACGGGATCCTTTATCAGGTGGTTGGCGCCCTCAAGGCGCTCCACGAACAGCGCTCGGCCGGTTCGGCCCAGTAA
- the rplA gene encoding 50S ribosomal protein L1, translating to MAIHGKKYRDAAAKVEAGREYTAQDAVNLVKQTSYTKFDATVDVAVRLGVDPRHADQVVRGTVILPHGTGKTVRVLVVAQGDRAKDAEAAGADFVGIEYLQKLKDGWLECDVIVATPDVMGQLGALGRILGPRGLMPNPKAGTVTMDVAKAVKEIKAGKIEFRVDKTGNVHAPIGKVSFSADQLAENLQAFLETIVKAKPSAAKGTYLRSATVTSTMGPGVTLDTAGYR from the coding sequence ATGGCGATTCACGGCAAGAAGTATCGCGATGCCGCTGCCAAGGTCGAGGCTGGGCGCGAGTACACGGCGCAGGATGCCGTCAACCTCGTGAAGCAGACCTCCTACACGAAGTTCGACGCGACGGTGGATGTCGCGGTCCGGCTCGGGGTTGACCCGCGCCACGCCGACCAGGTGGTCCGCGGGACCGTCATTCTCCCGCACGGCACCGGCAAGACGGTGCGCGTGCTCGTGGTAGCGCAGGGCGACCGGGCGAAGGATGCCGAGGCCGCAGGCGCTGACTTCGTGGGTATCGAGTATCTCCAGAAGCTGAAAGACGGCTGGCTCGAGTGCGACGTCATCGTCGCCACGCCGGACGTGATGGGACAGCTGGGTGCGCTGGGCCGGATCCTCGGTCCCCGCGGCCTGATGCCGAATCCGAAGGCGGGCACGGTCACGATGGATGTGGCCAAGGCCGTCAAGGAAATCAAGGCGGGCAAGATCGAGTTCCGCGTCGACAAGACGGGGAACGTGCACGCCCCGATCGGCAAGGTGTCGTTCTCTGCCGATCAGCTCGCGGAGAACCTGCAGGCCTTCCTCGAGACCATCGTCAAGGCGAAGCCCTCAGCAGCCAAGGGCACCTACCTGCGCTCTGCCACGGTTACCAGCACGATGGGACCTGGCGTGACGCTCGACACGGCGGGGTATCGATGA